DNA sequence from the Lysinibacillus sp. OF-1 genome:
GAAATTCGTCGCTTCCTACCTCGAAAAGTTCGAGCATATCAGCTTCAAGAAGCGCAACGAATGGTGAATTAAACCTACTCATTTTGAATAATATATATTGTAGATGTTACAAATGTGGAATGCATGTTGTGACATCTATTTTTTTATGTTTTACTTATGTAAAACCTTCTATATGAAGTATAATAATTGATAGGGAAAAGTCATATATTTCCGTAAAAGTATGTTAAACTTGATTTAAGTTAAATAGTTTACTACAATTTCAATAATTCAAATATCTTCTGTGAAACGGTGTATATCCTTTTCATTTTATGACAGAACAGCATACAATAGAGTTAGAGACAACTGTGAACAAAAAAAATCATGTTTGCGGTTCCTCGATGGTTTTACTGAGTGTGGTCAAAGGTTGAAAAACAAATGCAGTATGAAGGTTAAAAACAAAGAATAAAAGCATACTAATGAAACAAAACTGTTTTTCAGCATATGACAGTGAAGGGAGATGAGGTCTAGTGGACATCGAACGTGTAAATGAAAATACACTCAAGCTCTTTATTACGTATAATGATATAGAGGATCGCGGCTATAGTCGTGAAGAAATTTGGTACAATCGAGCAAAGGGTGAGCAACTTTTTTGGGATATGATTGATGAAGTAAACACGGAGGATTACTTTGATGTAGAGGGTCCGATTTGGATTCACATCAATGCATCTGAAGTAGGCTTAGAAATCATTGTCACACGTGCACATATTTTAAAAGACGGTGAAACATTAGATGGTCATTCGAGTTTTGATGAACACAAAGAAATGTTTGCACCATTCGATGAAGTTGGAGAAGATCTTCTTAGCCAGCTAACTCAACTTGGTGACATGGATGAGTCAGAGTTATTTATGGATACAGACATTTATGTTTATAAATTTAAAGATATTGATGAGTTAATCCCTGTCGCAAAACGAATGACAGACGAATTAGTGGATTCCTCATTATTCAAATATGAAGATTGGTACTATTTAGTTGTTGATTTCGGGAACGCAGATGAGGATTTAAATCGTCATGATCGAAATGCGGTCATCAAGGAATTTTTAACACCATCCAATTTAACCATTCACCGTCTAGAGGAGTACGGTGAAAAGATTATGGAATTTAATTGCTTTGAAACAGTTCGAAAATACTTTGCATAAGCATTAAAATACCTCATTTTTTAGACTGTAGTAAAACTCGTAAATTTATTGAGTTTTGCTACAGTCCTTTTTTTGCATTCATATTTAAGCTATCATCGGTTAATTGACCAGCGTTGTACAGGCCTCTCTGCTCATGCTGTGAAATCTGCTGAATGAAGATATATGAGACGGCATTTTTAAAATTTCAAGAAATAATTGCTTAATTTTTGTGAGGGCAAACCAACTCCATTATAGTTGACTAAAAAGGAGTTGATTAAATGCTGGTAGCTTATAACAACAAACAGCAGCTATTTCTCCCATATCAATATACGAGGAAAGCTTTACAACGATATAGGCGACAAATGAAATTTTTTTGTCCTCAATGTCTAGAACCAGTTCAATTGAAAGTAGGTCAACATAATATTCCCCATTTTTCACACTTCGCCAAAAAGCATTGTCCACAATTGTTCGCTGAAGGTGAATCTAAACTTCATCTCCAAGGTAAAATGCAATTATTTGAATGGCTCACAAAGCATGGATATCAAGTGGAGCTAGAGCCATTTTTAAAGCAGCTTGCTCAACGCCCGGATTTGCTCATTACAATAAATGATCGTCACTATGCAATTGAATTTCAATGTAGCACAATCTCCCATGAAAAATGGCAACAACGTACAGCTGGCTACGAAAAAAACGATATACAAGTAATTTGGCTTTTTCAAACGCCTCAAAGCAAAGATGCAATCAACGGCATCAGCAAAATTACCATTTCCCCATTGCTGCAAAAATCGTTTATGACAACTACATCAGGTGTACCTTATTTAATGACGTATAACGCTAGGACGGCCCATTTTACTTATTGGACGAATCTTCTTCATGTACATGGGCATACTTTCATAGGTAAAGTTCAGACAATACCAGTCAATCAACAACACTTTCCTTTTTATATACCGAAGCAAATTACTCAAGAAGAATTTCAACAGTATTGGCAACTTTATAAACAAGCATGTAGGCAATTTGTATCTGCGCGTCTTTTATATAGTAAAAAGGGGGCGCAAGATTTATTTTTACGAAATTGCTATGAATTAAACTTTGCGTTAACTGCTATGCCTTCCTACATTGGAATTCCAGTGAAGGGTGGAGAAGCTATCTCCTTGTTTACTAGTGAATGGCAAACGATGCTGTTGCATTTTAGTAAACAATTAGGTCGACAGCCCTTTATGTTAACGAAGCAGGAGATTCACCATTTTTTAAGTAAGCATCAACTAGAAGTGACAACACAGTCGGTAAGTGCTGTCCTGTATTATGGACAGCTCTTGAAGCATATGACTCAAGAAGAGCAGTTGCTAGATATTTGTGAGCATGTATATGTACATTTATTTGCAATTGCCACAATATATTGAGAAAATATGAGAGTAAAAGGAAAAAAGCACATATAAAGGGGGCTGGCATACATGGCTAGTAACAGTAATCAGATTTTGGTTAGAAATGAAGTACCCGCAGAATTAACATGGCGCTTAGAGGATATCTTTGCAACAGATAAAGCTTGGGAAGAGGAATTGAAGGAAGTTGCAGAGCTTGCTAAACAAGCACCGAGCTATGCAGGTACTTTAAATAATGGGGCAGAGGCATTATTAACAGCTTTACAATATCATGATCATCTATATGAGCGTGCGATGAAGCTCTACACATATGCCCATATGCGCTATGATCAAGATACAACAAATAGCTTTTATCAAGATATGAACAGTCGCATTCAAACATTGGCAACTAGTATCTCAGCTGGTCTTTCATATTTAACACCAGAGATTTTAGCATTAAGTGAAGAAACAATTGAAGGCTACTTAGCAGAAAATCAAGACCTACAATTATATAAGCAATCTTTAAAAGAAATTACAATGGCACGTCCACATGTATTACCAGCTGAGCAGGAGGCATTGCTAGCGCAAATGTCTGAGGTAACGGGTACAGCTTCTAATACATTCAGTATGTTAAACAATGCGGACATGGTTTTCCCTTATGTGAAAAATGAAGAGGGAGAGGAAGTACAACTTACACATGGTAACTATATTAAGTTTTTAGAGAGCAAAGATCGCTCAGTGCGTGAAGGTGCATTTAAAGCTATGTACGAAGCATATGGCAAGTTTAAAAATACGTTCTCGGCAACGCTAACGGGTAATGTGAAGAAGCATAATGTGAGTGCTCGTATTCGTCATTATGATTCTGCACGCCATGCAGCCATGTCTAATAATTTCATTCCAGAAAATGTGTATGATCAATTAGTTGAAACAATTCATAAGTATTTACCAGCTATGCAGCGTTATATTTCATTACGTAAGCAATTATTAGGTGTAGACGAATTGCATATGTGGGATTTATTTGCACCACTTGTTAAAGAAGTGGAAATGAAAGTCACTTATGATGAAGCGAAAGATATTTTAGTGAAAGCACTAGCTCCATTAGGCGAGGAATATCAAAGCATCGTCCAAAGTGGATTGGATAACCGTTGGGTTGATGTATTAGAGAATAAAGGGAAACGTAGTGGAGCCTACTCATCAGGCGCGTATGGTACGAATCCGTATATTTTAATGAATTGGCAAGACAATGTGAATAATCTATTTACATTAGCGCATGAATTTGGCCATAGTGTTCACAGCTATTATTCACGTAACAATCAGCCATTCGTTTATGGAGATTATTCTATTTTTGTCGCAGAGGTTGCTTCAACATGTAATGAAGAGTTATTAAATGACTATTTACTAAAAACAATTGATGACCCTCAACAAAAAATTTACTTATTAAATCATTGGTTAGATGGTTTCAGAAGTACGGTATTCAGACAAACAATGTTTGCAGAGTTTGAACATCTTATTCATCAAATGGATAAGAACGGTGAGTCATTAACAGCTGATCGTTTAACTGAAGTTTATTATGAACTAAACAAAAAATACTTCGGCGATGATATGATTGTAGATGAGGAAATTGGCTTAGAATGGGCTCGTATTCCACACTTCTACTATAATTACTATGTTTATCAATATGCGACTGGTAAATCAGCCGCTACAGCATTGAGTAAACAAATTTTAGAGGAGGGGGCACCAGCTGTAGAACGTTATATTAATAACTTCTTAAAAGCTGGATGCTCTGATTTCCCAATAGAAGTATTAAAGGCAGCAGGTGTTGATATGAACGTTGCTAAGCCGATTGAAGATGCATGTAAAGTATTTGAAGAGCGTTTAAATGAATTAGAAAAATTATTGTTGAATAACTAATTAAAAGGGCGGTGGGAATATTCCTACTGCTCTTTTTTATGTATTGTCCATGTTATTTCAAATGAAAGAATAATGATTTTTTTTGATTTCTAAATAGTTTAAAAGTGTGCATCTTGGAAAAATACTGTTTGTAATCGCTTTCTATTTGACAAATTTGTGAATCTAGTATTGGTTGCATTGCTAAATATATTATTCCATGATAGAGTAATTCTTGTGAAATAAATCACAAAACAAACATACACCCCTTTGTTTGAACGTGAACATTTCTCCCATCCCCTTTGTGAAAAAGAAGCGTCTCTATCGGTCGAGGATAGAGGCGCTTCTTTGTATTTTGCTTTATCTAACAAAATATCCATAGAATTTATGTGAAAGGTGAAAATGGATTACCGTTGCAGGCTACTTGCTTTTCTGTGGGCGAGCGCAAAGCCGCTTCCGCCTCGCTATCCCAAGGTAGTCAAGCCTTCCACTTCAACCGATAAAAATATTTCTCTTTAGCAATGGTTTTTAAATAAAGGGAAGGTGTTCACTACTCATTTTATGGAGGAGCGGTACGCATCATTTCTCCACATTGAAAATAAGAGCCTATCCTTCCTCTAATTATGCTCGTATGAAAGATAAGGAAAAGACACTTTTGCCACATGGTGATTGGAGTGGAGCCAGCGTCACTCCTAGGGGATTAGCATCACAACTGATACCTTGGGACGAACGCAGTGGGTGAAGTGACTCGGACGCTGGCGGAACGGAAATCTATCCCAGGCTTTGTGAAAAGGTGTATTATTGCTATTGACATGACCTTTTTTCAACAACATGAAAAGGACTCCATCATGAAAGATTGGAGTCCCTGTCGTTTCTTGTATTATTTAAGACGCCATAACGTAGCGTGAGTTGTCTGGATTCGTTCGATTTTTTGTTGTAGCATGCGTTTCTTTAATTCACGCTCTGCTGCTTGCTCTGTAAATGAATAGATAAAAGCTATTTCATTTGTAGAAAGTGTATGGAATTTAGAAAATAAGTCCTCTATTGATGGTAATGGCTGACGGACAAGCTGTTCGTTCAGCATTTCTTGTAAAATATGTTCATAAACTTCATAGGAATAGCTACCGCTGACTTTTAGTCCTTCATCTTCAATACATTCATTGAAAAACACGATACTAGGGACTTCGTCAACTTCCATTTCACGTTTAATATATAAATCGCATTGGAAAGCTCGTGCTGCTTCCTTTGAGCCAAAGTCGACAGTGAATTCATTCATGTCTAGTTGAACATCCTCTGCAATTTTTAAAAGCGTTGCATAGGAGTTTACATCTTGGTGGTTTAGTAATACATATTCTTGTAGTTTCGACAAATAGCGTGCACCTGCACGTTTTCCCTGTAGTTCGGCTGCTTTAATAGCAATTGAAGGTAAGACAGGGTGATTAATATCAAGTTCGACTCCCGAGATACAACCTTTGACACGTTTACTTAAGCAATTTAAAGAAGTAAGCTCTGTGCTTAAAACAAAGCGCCACGTGAAATAGTGGTTGTATTCAAGCTGTAATTTACGAAGAGTTGCTTGCATACTGAAAGCTTCAGGGCAAAGTGGATCTACGAAAATATACAATTCAATAGGCTTGTTGGCAGTAGAAATCGTCGGCGTTGGCTCTTGCAGCAACATTTGAATATTATTCACGTAACAATTCCCCCTCATCGTCATTTGGCGTATTAACCATGTGATGAGCTGTTAATACTAAACGTTGATAATAAGTTTCACGGAACTTCCCTTCCAAACCTACCTCATCCATTGCTTCTGACATACACTCTAGCCAAGCTTGAGCACGGTCAGGTGTAATCGGAAAATTCATGTGACGTGCACGCATCATTGGATGTCCATGTTCCTCAGTAAAGAGATTTGGTCCACCTAAATACTGTGTTTGAAATTGAATTTGCTTACGGGCTGTCTCTGTTAAATCCTTTGGAAAGATTGGAATAAGATCAGGATGCTGAGCCACTCTTTTATAGAACGCGTGAATGAGTTCTGACAGTTTTTCAGCTCCCAGCTCCTCATAAGGAACAGTGTATTTTCGACTCATAGGTTATATGCTCCTTTAATTCTTCTTTATATCTTAAAGTATCATTTTATCGCATTCAGCAAGTGTTCAAACGACTGCTGAATCTAGAACACCGTCAAAAAGCGCTACGCCTGTGGCAATGAAAGTGTTGCCACAGAGCCCTCCGGCAGTTGTCGCAGGACGTGACTTTCTTAGGTTAACTTCTACTTTTCTGCTCGGAAAAATCTAGACACATCGTTAGCGGCAATTAAGCCGAAGCGTTATTGATATACTTGTCATCCTCAAAATGTGAATTTCTTGTGACTACCTTCATTCTATCAACGTCTTTTCGTTAACACAAACAAAGAGCTCTTTCGAATTGTTGTTCGCTAAAATAGCACAAATTTCACCACAATGGGTGAAATTTGTTGGAAAAAGTATGGATAAAAGGAAAGATGCGATTACACTGTGTAGTAATTCATCACTTTTTTGACATAATTCTGTGTTTCTTTGAAAGGAGGAATCCCTCCATATTTCGTAACGCGAGACGCGCCAGCATTGTAGGCTGCTAAAGCTAGTGTAGGGTCATTATTAAATTTATCTAGCATTTGACGCAAATATTTTGCCCCAGCCATAATGTTTTGCTCTGGGTCAAAAGCGTTTGTCACGCCTAAATATTGTGCTGTTGTGGGCATTAATTGCATTAAGCCCTGCGCTCCTGCATGACTCACTACAGTTGGATTAAAATTAGATTCTTGCTTGATGACAGCCGCAATAAGCTTTTCGGGTACCTGATAAGTAGCGGCAGCTTTTTCGATAATAGCGGCATATTGATTGGCTCCTGTTAGTGAATTGGCGTACGCTGTAGAGCCTATAACATCATCTGAAACATAAGAATCAAGCTTTGTGCCAGTATAGTTGTTTGCTAAAGCTTGTTTGACAGATTCAGGGATAAACACAGCATTAGAGCCTTGATAAAGCAATGATTCGAGTGAGCTACCTTCTGAATTATTGGCTAACATTGTCAGCTGATTGACGAAATCTGAATGATTTGCTGTTCCAGAAGCAAATAAGCTAGACAATTTGGCATTGCTTGCTGTCGATGCTTCTCCTAATAATTCATTAATCATGTCAGAAAAAATAGAATTATTGTCTGTCAGATTGTTTGTTGATGCATTTTCGGTAGCTCCAAGTGTTTGCAATGCTTGAATTTCTAGTAAAGATTTTAGTGATTGAATATCCAAGGAGTCAGTCACCTTCCTTTTTATACTATTATGAATTTTGTGCTTGTAGAGCTTTCATAAAGCGGGCTATTTTTTTATCTGTAGCCTGTTTTTTAATTCCGTATTGCTGTAAAAATTCGTCGAAAATTGTATTTCCTTTTATTGCATCTTTTGCTTCATATTCTACCTCATAATCGTCGCACTGCAAATAGTAAGAATGGTCAAAAACAAGAAGCCCCTCTTTATAAGGAATTTCGACACGATCTGTAGTGAGTGAGCCAAATACTTGTAATTGTTCTAAAGGAATACTGTGGCTGGCTAATTTTTTTGCTACTTCTTGAGCAAAAAAGCCTTTACCATCAAGCATTTGCTGTGCCTGTACTGCAGTTAATTCATCTGTTGTTTCAAGATGAGCATGCTCGGTATTTTTCTCTTTGAGTGTACATTCGTAATAATCACCAATTTGTCTAATTCGCAGCCCGCTTTGCAGTTGACGAATGGCCTGTGTAGGCGTGTCAAAATAATGATTTACTTGTCGATGAATAGCATTTTGGCTAATGTGGAAGTCTTGTAACAATTGCTCGTATTGTTGTTTTGTTAATAGATTTTTAAACTCAATTTCAATTTCTTGTGTCATTTATATTCACCTATTTAATTTTTTATTTTTCATTCGTTGTTTCGCTTGATTTAGTATTTACACACTGCAACTATTTACCCTGTGTGATAAAATAAGAGGAAGAGTACAACGAAAAGGGGAACCGCAGTGCGTAAAATTTATACAATAGAAACATCGAATTTTGAACAAGATCAACTTCATTTTAGTTTAAACGACAATGAAGTAAATTTACAGTTAAAACCTGCTGGACAACTCATTGCAGATTCAGATGAGTTTGCATTTATTTATTTACTTGATGCAGGCGAAGACTATCATTACTTGCGTTTTCCACCGAGTAGTTGGGAGAATCTTGTACATATTTTACAAAAAAAGAAAGATCCAATACTACGAATAGGTGAAGAAGAGATTGAGCTGACAAATTTCTACGATGAATTGGAAATGCTCGTGTATAATATTGAAGGAAATTACAATTACGGGGCAGAATTTGTCCAAACCGTGGAACAACACTTTCAGGCAATTCTTGCTGAATAGAAAGACAAAACGAACAGACGGTGGTGTTCGATACCGAATGTCGGGAGGTTTTTACAATGGGACAATGGGAAATATTTTTAAGTCCTTATAAACAAGCAGTAGACGAGTTAAAAGTAAAATTAAAAGGCATGCGTTCGCAATTTGGTATTGTTAATGCCAATTCACCAATTGAATTTGTAACAGGACGTGTTAAGCCTTTAGCAAGTATATATGATAAAACATTAGAAAAAGGATTAGCTTTTGAGCCCTCTAAACAACTTGGTGATGAACTTGGTGATATCGCCGGCCTTCGGATTATGTGTCAATTTGTTGATGATATCGCAACGGTAACAGAGCTTATTCGTCAGCGTAAAGATATGCGTGTAGTGGAAGAACGCGATTATATTACACATAATAAGCCAAGTGGTTACCGCTCCTACCATATGATCGTGGAATATCCTGTTGAAACGATTCAAGGAAAAAAAGTAGTGTTAGCCGAAATCCAAATTCGAACACTAGCCATGAATTTCTGGGCATCTATTGAACACTCTTTAAATTATAAATATAAGGGCATGTTCCCAGAGGAAATTAAAAATCGTTTACAAAGTGCAGCAGAGGCAGCATTTCGATTGGATGAGGAAATGTCATTGATTCGTAGTGAAATTCAAGAGGCACAGGCCTACTTTAGCGAATACAAAGAAGCATCGAATCCTAATTTACTAACAGAGAAGGAGCGTGACGCCCAATGAAATTTTCGATTCAATCACGTAGAGATGCACAATCTAACGAGCTAATGGAGCTAGCTAAAACTTATTTACAGGATTTTGGCTTAACTTATGATGAGGAAACACCAGAAATCGTTGTTTCTATTGGAGGAGACGGCACGCTTTTGCATGCCTTTCATCGATATTCTCATTTGTTAGACCAAGTAGCATTCGTTGGTATTCA
Encoded proteins:
- the pepF gene encoding oligoendopeptidase F, giving the protein MASNSNQILVRNEVPAELTWRLEDIFATDKAWEEELKEVAELAKQAPSYAGTLNNGAEALLTALQYHDHLYERAMKLYTYAHMRYDQDTTNSFYQDMNSRIQTLATSISAGLSYLTPEILALSEETIEGYLAENQDLQLYKQSLKEITMARPHVLPAEQEALLAQMSEVTGTASNTFSMLNNADMVFPYVKNEEGEEVQLTHGNYIKFLESKDRSVREGAFKAMYEAYGKFKNTFSATLTGNVKKHNVSARIRHYDSARHAAMSNNFIPENVYDQLVETIHKYLPAMQRYISLRKQLLGVDELHMWDLFAPLVKEVEMKVTYDEAKDILVKALAPLGEEYQSIVQSGLDNRWVDVLENKGKRSGAYSSGAYGTNPYILMNWQDNVNNLFTLAHEFGHSVHSYYSRNNQPFVYGDYSIFVAEVASTCNEELLNDYLLKTIDDPQQKIYLLNHWLDGFRSTVFRQTMFAEFEHLIHQMDKNGESLTADRLTEVYYELNKKYFGDDMIVDEEIGLEWARIPHFYYNYYVYQYATGKSAATALSKQILEEGAPAVERYINNFLKAGCSDFPIEVLKAAGVDMNVAKPIEDACKVFEERLNELEKLLLNN
- a CDS encoding DsbA family protein codes for the protein MNNIQMLLQEPTPTISTANKPIELYIFVDPLCPEAFSMQATLRKLQLEYNHYFTWRFVLSTELTSLNCLSKRVKGCISGVELDINHPVLPSIAIKAAELQGKRAGARYLSKLQEYVLLNHQDVNSYATLLKIAEDVQLDMNEFTVDFGSKEAARAFQCDLYIKREMEVDEVPSIVFFNECIEDEGLKVSGSYSYEVYEHILQEMLNEQLVRQPLPSIEDLFSKFHTLSTNEIAFIYSFTEQAAERELKKRMLQQKIERIQTTHATLWRLK
- a CDS encoding GTP pyrophosphokinase; amino-acid sequence: MGQWEIFLSPYKQAVDELKVKLKGMRSQFGIVNANSPIEFVTGRVKPLASIYDKTLEKGLAFEPSKQLGDELGDIAGLRIMCQFVDDIATVTELIRQRKDMRVVEERDYITHNKPSGYRSYHMIVEYPVETIQGKKVVLAEIQIRTLAMNFWASIEHSLNYKYKGMFPEEIKNRLQSAAEAAFRLDEEMSLIRSEIQEAQAYFSEYKEASNPNLLTEKERDAQ
- the mecA gene encoding adaptor protein MecA yields the protein MDIERVNENTLKLFITYNDIEDRGYSREEIWYNRAKGEQLFWDMIDEVNTEDYFDVEGPIWIHINASEVGLEIIVTRAHILKDGETLDGHSSFDEHKEMFAPFDEVGEDLLSQLTQLGDMDESELFMDTDIYVYKFKDIDELIPVAKRMTDELVDSSLFKYEDWYYLVVDFGNADEDLNRHDRNAVIKEFLTPSNLTIHRLEEYGEKIMEFNCFETVRKYFA
- a CDS encoding CYTH domain-containing protein — encoded protein: MTQEIEIEFKNLLTKQQYEQLLQDFHISQNAIHRQVNHYFDTPTQAIRQLQSGLRIRQIGDYYECTLKEKNTEHAHLETTDELTAVQAQQMLDGKGFFAQEVAKKLASHSIPLEQLQVFGSLTTDRVEIPYKEGLLVFDHSYYLQCDDYEVEYEAKDAIKGNTIFDEFLQQYGIKKQATDKKIARFMKALQAQNS
- a CDS encoding globin domain-containing protein codes for the protein MSRKYTVPYEELGAEKLSELIHAFYKRVAQHPDLIPIFPKDLTETARKQIQFQTQYLGGPNLFTEEHGHPMMRARHMNFPITPDRAQAWLECMSEAMDEVGLEGKFRETYYQRLVLTAHHMVNTPNDDEGELLRE
- a CDS encoding competence protein CoiA: MLVAYNNKQQLFLPYQYTRKALQRYRRQMKFFCPQCLEPVQLKVGQHNIPHFSHFAKKHCPQLFAEGESKLHLQGKMQLFEWLTKHGYQVELEPFLKQLAQRPDLLITINDRHYAIEFQCSTISHEKWQQRTAGYEKNDIQVIWLFQTPQSKDAINGISKITISPLLQKSFMTTTSGVPYLMTYNARTAHFTYWTNLLHVHGHTFIGKVQTIPVNQQHFPFYIPKQITQEEFQQYWQLYKQACRQFVSARLLYSKKGAQDLFLRNCYELNFALTAMPSYIGIPVKGGEAISLFTSEWQTMLLHFSKQLGRQPFMLTKQEIHHFLSKHQLEVTTQSVSAVLYYGQLLKHMTQEEQLLDICEHVYVHLFAIATIY
- a CDS encoding lytic transglycosylase domain-containing protein, with protein sequence MDIQSLKSLLEIQALQTLGATENASTNNLTDNNSIFSDMINELLGEASTASNAKLSSLFASGTANHSDFVNQLTMLANNSEGSSLESLLYQGSNAVFIPESVKQALANNYTGTKLDSYVSDDVIGSTAYANSLTGANQYAAIIEKAAATYQVPEKLIAAVIKQESNFNPTVVSHAGAQGLMQLMPTTAQYLGVTNAFDPEQNIMAGAKYLRQMLDKFNNDPTLALAAYNAGASRVTKYGGIPPFKETQNYVKKVMNYYTV